A stretch of Rhododendron vialii isolate Sample 1 chromosome 4a, ASM3025357v1 DNA encodes these proteins:
- the LOC131321925 gene encoding transcription factor MYB13-like, whose protein sequence is MGRRPSYDNNGRKKGAWSPEEDKKLRDYILRYGHWNWRELPKFAGLARCGKSCRLRWMNYLRPNVKRGSYTEEEEDIIIKSHEELGNKWSAIAAKLPGRTDNEIKNHWHTHLNKRLHQNQSTANPGKIDGQSTGGVQSASKKRRELAPKEVAEDPDLSQPPILESSSSSEISNLSYDCAPLPCGTNSVMEDISSQSPLEPIAESTDDFWTQPFLADTVYFNQDDDLSSVPLVEGGFLTPYDHYLYYDDGFDYSFPPYWQ, encoded by the exons atggggagaAGGCCAAGCTATGACAACAATGGAAGGAAGAAAGGGGCATGGAGTCCTGAAGAAGATAAAAAGCTGAGAGATTATATACTGAGATATGGCCATTGGAACTGGCGTGAACTCCCTAAGTTCGCAG GTCTAGCTAGATGTGGAAAGAGTTGCAGACTGCGATGGATGAACTACTTGCGCCCAAACGTCAAACGGGGGAGCTAcaccgaagaagaagaagatatcaTCATCAAATCACATGAAGAACTCGGAAACAA ATGGTCGGCCATTGCTGCAAAATTACCCGGAAGAACAGACAACGAGATAAAGAACCACTGGCACACCCACCTCAATAAACGACTCCACCAAAACCAATCAACCGCCAATCCTGGAAAGATCGACGGGCAATCGACTGGCGGTGTCCAATCTGCATCCAAGAAGAGGAGAGAACTTGCACCCAAAGAAGTCGCCGAGGATCCGGATCTTTCCCAGCCGCCGATCCTGGAAAGCTCGTCTTCGAGCGAAATCTCCAACTTGAGCTATGATTGTGCACCTTTACCGTGCGGCACGAACTCGGTCATGGAAGATATCAGCAGCCAGTCTCCTTTGGAACCCATTGCGGAGTCGACTGATGATTTCTGGACTCAACCATTTTTAGCTGACACAGTTTACTTCAACCAAGACGATGATCTTTCTTCAGTACCTTTGGTTGAGGGAGGATTTCTCACTCCATATGATCATTATTTGTACTATGATGATGGCTTCGATTACTCCTTTCCACCATATTGGCAATAA